The Anopheles coluzzii chromosome 2, AcolN3, whole genome shotgun sequence genome window below encodes:
- the LOC120961400 gene encoding histidine-rich protein PFHRP-II-like produces the protein MFKILALIACLAIVASAQYHGVPEHKDYHDHPKYKFEYGVKDPHTGDHKTQWEVRDGDVVKGQYTLHEADGTERVVDYKSDGHNGFEADVKKVGHAHHPSHPVHAPVHHAPTHAPVHVPEHHVHHGYSGASYVNVDKHHLNYLKPFIMFKILALIACLAIVASAQYHGVPEHKDYHDHPKYKFEYGVKDPHTGDHKTQWEVRDGDVVKGQYTLHEADGTERVVDYKSDGHNGFEADVKKVGHAHHPSHPVHAPVHHAPAHAPVHVPEHHVHHGYSGASYVNVDKHY, from the exons ATGTTCAAG ATCCTCGCCCTCATTGCCTGTCTGGCTATCGTCGCCTCGGCCCAGTACCATGGAGTGCCCGAGCACAAGGATTACCACGATCATCCGAAGTACAAGTTCGAGTATGGCGTAAAGGATCCCCACACCGGTGACCACAAGACCCAGTGGGAAGTGCGCGATGGTGATGTCGTCAAGGGACAGTACACGTTGCACGAGGCCGACGGTACCGAGCGCGTGGTTGACTACAAGTCGGACGGTCACAACGGATTCGAGGCTGATGTCAAGAAGGTCGGACACGCCCACCACCCGAGCCATCCGGTCCATGCTCCAGTCCATCATGCCCCAACTCACGCCCCAGTGCATGTGCCGGAGCATCATGTCCACCACGGATACTCGGGTGCCAGCTACGTCAACGTCGATAAGCAC CATCTCAACTACCTCAAACCATTCATAATGTTCAAG ATCCTTGCACTCATTGCCTGTCTGGCTATCGTCGCCTCGGCCCAGTACCATGGAGTGCCCGAGCACAAGGATTACCACGATCATCCGAAGTACAAGTTCGAGTATGGCGTGAAGGATCCCCACACCGGAGACCACAAGACCCAGTGGGAAGTGCGCGATGGCGATGTCGTCAAGGGACAGTACACGCTGCACGAGGCCGACGGTACCGAGCGCGTGGTTGACTACAAGTCGGACGGTCACAACGGATTCGAGGCTGATGTCAAGAAGGTCGGACACGCCCACCATCCGAGCCATCCTGTCCATGCTCCAGTCCATCATGCCCCAGCTCACGCCCCAGTGCATGTGCCGGAGCATCATGTCCACCACGGATATTCGGGTGCCAGCTACGTCAACGTCGATAAGCACTACTAA
- the LOC120947435 gene encoding cuticle protein 7-like, whose amino-acid sequence MFKILALIACLAIVASAQYHGVPEHKDYHDHPKYKFEYGVKDPHTGDHKTQWEVRDGDVVKGQYTLHEADGTERVVDYKSDGHNGFEADVKKVGHAHHPSHPVHAPVHHAPTHAPVHVPEHHVHHGYSGASYVNVDKHY is encoded by the exons ATGTTCAAG ATCCTTGCCCTCATTGCCTGTCTGGCTATCGTCGCCTCGGCCCAGTACCATGGAGTGCCCGAGCACAAGGATTACCACGATCATCCGAAGTACAAGTTCGAGTATGGCGTGAAGGATCCTCACACCGGAGACCACAAGACCCAGTGGGAAGTGCGCGATGGCGATGTCGTCAAGGGACAGTACACGCTGCACGAGGCCGACGGTACCGAGCGCGTGGTTGACTACAAGTCGGACGGTCACAACGGATTCGAGGCTGATGTCAAGAAGGTCGGACACGCCCACCACCCGAGCCATCCGGTCCATGCTCCAGTCCATCATGCCCCAACTCACGCGCCAGTGCATGTGCCGGAGCATCATGTCCACCACGGATACTCTGGCGCCAGCTACGTTAACGTCGATAAGCACTACTAA